The following are encoded in a window of Microvirga ossetica genomic DNA:
- a CDS encoding YybH family protein, which yields MAEQDDVALIRRWFQKLQLCIQAVDFVGSRPLFADDIVTFGTFAAFTVGREATEQEQWSHVWSHIDQFRWRLDDLRTIISADRLTAVGMAVFESTGYSESGKAFDRPGRATVVLGRQAAGGEWIARHTHVSLFPGTPSRSFGTKREHPPAL from the coding sequence ATGGCTGAACAAGATGATGTCGCCTTGATCCGCCGCTGGTTCCAGAAGCTCCAACTCTGCATCCAGGCGGTGGATTTCGTCGGTTCCCGCCCGCTCTTCGCCGACGACATCGTCACGTTTGGGACCTTCGCAGCCTTCACTGTTGGGCGCGAGGCAACCGAGCAAGAGCAGTGGAGTCACGTCTGGAGCCATATCGACCAGTTCCGCTGGCGTTTGGACGATCTGCGGACCATCATCTCAGCCGACCGCCTCACGGCGGTCGGCATGGCGGTGTTCGAGTCCACCGGCTACTCTGAGAGCGGCAAAGCGTTTGATCGGCCCGGACGAGCGACGGTGGTGCTCGGGCGGCAGGCTGCGGGCGGGGAGTGGATCGCCCGGCACACGCATGTGTCGCTGTTCCCAGGCACCCCCTCACGCTCCTTCGGCACCAAGCGGGAGCATCCGCCTGCGTTGTAG
- a CDS encoding sigma-70 family RNA polymerase sigma factor produces MTTAARQHSHPALKETERSRSARRKLARLHHIHPPSHAQHLALVEEVRAGRRSKYMRDRLPACLPHLRAFALSLTRDPVRSDDLVQSTLLRAWANLDYFQHDTNLEAWLFTILRNSFYSEHRKYRREVEDPDSSFAQRLMVQPEQEFRMFLDDVQRALVRLPLEQREALLLVTEHGETYADVAARCGVAEGTIKSRVNRARTQLAAMLQMENRHDLGPDRLMQAALQHSNAVASM; encoded by the coding sequence ATGACCACCGCCGCCCGCCAACACAGCCATCCCGCGCTCAAGGAGACAGAGCGCAGCCGGTCGGCACGGCGCAAGCTGGCGCGGCTCCATCACATCCATCCGCCCTCACATGCGCAGCATCTTGCCCTTGTTGAGGAGGTCCGCGCGGGCCGTCGCTCAAAATACATGCGCGACCGCCTTCCCGCCTGTCTCCCCCACCTGCGAGCCTTTGCGCTGTCTCTGACCCGCGATCCGGTCCGGAGTGATGACCTCGTGCAGAGTACCCTCCTGCGGGCTTGGGCAAACCTGGATTACTTCCAGCACGACACCAATCTGGAGGCGTGGCTGTTCACGATCCTGCGCAACAGCTTCTACTCAGAGCATCGTAAGTACAGACGGGAGGTCGAGGACCCGGACAGCAGCTTCGCCCAACGCCTGATGGTGCAACCCGAGCAGGAATTCAGGATGTTTCTGGACGACGTTCAACGGGCTTTGGTGCGCTTGCCGCTGGAGCAGCGCGAGGCTCTCCTTCTGGTGACTGAGCACGGCGAGACCTATGCGGATGTGGCGGCTCGCTGCGGTGTCGCGGAAGGCACGATCAAGAGCCGGGTGAACCGGGCTCGCACCCAGCTTGCCGCGATGTTGCAGATGGAGAACCGGCACGATCTCGGACCGGATCGGCTGATGCAAGCCGCCCTCCAGCACTCGAACGCCGTAGCTTCCATGTGA
- a CDS encoding dienelactone hydrolase family protein translates to MARYVSAAALMTYAAFTCQSALAADYQTQGLTTADNALPVFYEALRTKMNFTLGWKDGADPKAWRAAGLAKARDLMIPDNDRVAFQPTVIDEIDRGSYVARKLVFNVTAESRVLALVLVPKGNGPFPAALMLHDHGSRFDIGKEKWIAPWNDSTRENSAKEWSEKFFAGRMPGDELAKRGYVVMATDALGWGDRSVADFQRESQQALASNLFNLGSSYAGLIAQEDVRSSEFLASLSEVDKGKVAAVGFSMGAFRAWQVAALSDSITAAIADCWMATMPGLMVPGNNQLRGQSAFPMLHPWIGRYLDYPDVAGLAAPKPMLVYAGEKDTLFPAESVNAAFDKMRRIWAANGAADRLETRFWPYGHVFLQDQQDAAFSWLDQQFGRK, encoded by the coding sequence ATGGCTCGGTATGTTTCGGCTGCGGCATTGATGACCTATGCAGCTTTTACTTGCCAATCCGCCTTGGCTGCCGACTATCAGACACAGGGCCTTACAACGGCGGATAACGCGCTCCCAGTGTTCTACGAGGCTCTCCGGACCAAGATGAACTTTACGCTCGGCTGGAAGGACGGCGCCGATCCCAAGGCTTGGCGTGCTGCTGGCCTTGCCAAGGCGCGCGATCTGATGATTCCCGATAACGACCGCGTCGCCTTTCAGCCAACAGTGATTGACGAAATCGACCGCGGCAGCTACGTCGCCCGCAAATTAGTCTTTAACGTCACCGCAGAGAGCCGCGTGTTGGCGCTCGTGCTGGTACCGAAGGGCAATGGGCCGTTCCCGGCGGCTCTGATGCTGCACGACCACGGCAGCCGCTTCGACATTGGCAAGGAGAAGTGGATCGCGCCCTGGAACGATTCGACGCGCGAAAACTCGGCCAAGGAGTGGTCGGAGAAGTTCTTCGCCGGCCGCATGCCCGGCGACGAACTCGCCAAGCGCGGCTACGTGGTAATGGCGACCGACGCGCTCGGCTGGGGCGATCGCTCTGTCGCTGACTTCCAGCGCGAATCCCAGCAGGCGCTGGCGAGCAACTTGTTCAATCTCGGCTCGTCCTACGCTGGGCTGATCGCGCAGGAGGATGTGCGCTCCTCCGAGTTCCTCGCCTCGCTGTCGGAGGTCGATAAGGGCAAGGTGGCCGCCGTCGGCTTCTCCATGGGGGCATTTCGGGCTTGGCAGGTGGCGGCGCTGTCCGACAGCATTACTGCAGCGATCGCCGACTGCTGGATGGCAACGATGCCGGGGTTGATGGTGCCCGGCAATAACCAGCTTCGTGGCCAGTCGGCGTTCCCAATGCTCCACCCCTGGATAGGTCGCTATCTCGACTATCCCGACGTCGCAGGCCTCGCTGCGCCAAAGCCTATGTTGGTATATGCTGGTGAGAAGGACACATTATTCCCGGCTGAATCGGTCAACGCCGCTTTCGACAAGATGAGGAGGATTTGGGCTGCCAACGGCGCCGCCGACAGGCTAGAGACCCGTTTCTGGCCTTATGGCCACGTCTTCCTGCAGGATCAGCAGGACGCGGCGTTCTCGTGGCTCGACCAGCAGTTCGGAAGGAAATGA
- a CDS encoding DUF6494 family protein: MDEDHFNMAVRKFLKEVGVTSQREIERIVREGAIKGTSLRLRMTLTSDDQPALKHVVETTIELR; this comes from the coding sequence ATGGATGAAGACCACTTCAACATGGCCGTCCGCAAGTTCCTAAAGGAAGTGGGAGTCACGTCGCAGCGAGAGATCGAGCGGATTGTGCGTGAGGGAGCCATAAAGGGAACGAGCCTGCGGCTCCGTATGACCCTGACTTCAGACGATCAGCCCGCGCTAAAGCATGTGGTCGAAACGACCATTGAACTCCGCTAA
- a CDS encoding DUF6894 family protein, translating into MTILDDGTKKAVRRALGIRPTSPRPAPTHATQPALHYFNIKTPSGVIEDPEGDTYPGLQAARADALAKARDMIADGDQKGEDRHDSSFEIRDCANQHVLTVAFSEIAKSKLTSQGGRR; encoded by the coding sequence GTGACGATCTTAGACGATGGAACGAAGAAGGCGGTGCGCCGCGCTCTGGGCATCCGTCCCACGAGCCCGCGTCCTGCCCCCACGCATGCGACCCAACCGGCGTTGCACTACTTCAACATCAAGACCCCGAGCGGCGTTATCGAAGACCCGGAAGGGGATACATATCCCGGCCTTCAAGCCGCCCGTGCGGACGCACTCGCCAAGGCCCGCGACATGATCGCGGATGGTGATCAAAAAGGCGAGGATCGGCACGATTCGAGTTTCGAGATCAGGGACTGTGCCAATCAACATGTCCTGACAGTCGCGTTTTCAGAAATCGCCAAGTCGAAGCTGACCAGCCAAGGCGGGAGACGCTAA
- a CDS encoding arsenate reductase ArsC — MTERLYNVLFLCTGNSARSVLAEGILRKDGEGHFTAYSAGSQPKGTVNPLALKVLGDHGYPIDGYRSKSWDEFAAPGAPVMDFVLTVCDSAAGEACPVWPGHPSIAHWGIDDPAAVEGSDADKEQAFVRAFHAVKSRIDTFLHLPLVSLDRFTMGTRLQAIGHVEAAG, encoded by the coding sequence ATGACCGAGCGACTCTACAATGTCCTGTTCCTCTGCACCGGCAACTCAGCCCGGTCGGTCCTGGCCGAAGGCATCCTGCGCAAGGACGGCGAGGGCCATTTCACAGCCTACTCGGCAGGCAGCCAGCCGAAGGGCACGGTCAACCCGCTCGCCCTGAAGGTGCTGGGTGATCACGGCTACCCGATAGACGGGTATCGCTCGAAAAGCTGGGACGAGTTCGCGGCACCGGGAGCGCCTGTCATGGACTTTGTGCTCACCGTCTGCGACAGCGCGGCAGGTGAGGCGTGTCCGGTCTGGCCAGGACATCCCTCAATCGCGCACTGGGGCATCGACGATCCAGCCGCTGTCGAAGGTTCTGATGCCGACAAGGAGCAAGCTTTTGTTCGCGCCTTCCATGCCGTGAAAAGCCGGATCGACACATTCCTCCATCTGCCGCTGGTCAGCCTTGATCGGTTCACGATGGGCACTCGGCTTCAGGCCATTGGTCATGTGGAAGCAGCAGGCTGA
- a CDS encoding Crp/Fnr family transcriptional regulator — MAKLMNADHRTNWLLASLEAADFAALEPHLELVDLSRGQVLYEPGDPLRYAYFPHFAVVSLVNMMEDGGTVEVALFGRGGVLGRALVTREAFGRYIVQIAGTASRIPTERLEEVRTARPKLRQLLQRYGEVLLAQTFQILSCNAVHPVEARCCRWILMAQDQADQEVLPLTHEFLAEMLGVQRSTVSVVTRTLQTAGLIRQRRGGIIVLDRAGLEETTCECYDKIRRLYQRLLPGADAAQTPSGEPIPDRS; from the coding sequence ATGGCTAAGCTTATGAACGCGGACCATCGCACAAACTGGCTCCTGGCCAGTCTGGAGGCGGCGGACTTTGCCGCCCTTGAGCCGCACCTTGAGCTCGTGGATCTGTCGCGCGGACAGGTGCTCTATGAACCCGGCGATCCTCTCCGCTATGCCTATTTCCCGCACTTTGCCGTCGTGTCGCTCGTGAACATGATGGAGGATGGCGGCACCGTCGAGGTGGCGTTGTTCGGGCGTGGCGGCGTTCTGGGTCGTGCTCTCGTGACGCGGGAAGCCTTCGGCCGCTACATCGTGCAGATCGCCGGCACCGCCTCGCGCATCCCGACCGAGCGCCTGGAGGAGGTCAGGACGGCCCGCCCCAAGCTGCGACAGTTGCTCCAGCGCTACGGCGAGGTCCTGCTGGCTCAGACGTTTCAAATCCTCAGCTGCAACGCCGTTCATCCGGTCGAGGCGCGCTGCTGCCGGTGGATCCTTATGGCCCAAGATCAGGCCGATCAGGAGGTCTTGCCCCTGACGCACGAGTTTTTGGCCGAGATGCTGGGGGTGCAACGCTCGACCGTCAGTGTGGTGACCCGCACGCTGCAGACGGCCGGGCTGATCCGGCAGAGGCGCGGCGGCATCATCGTGCTCGATCGAGCCGGGCTCGAAGAGACCACCTGCGAATGTTACGACAAGATCCGGCGCCTGTACCAGCGTCTGCTGCCCGGCGCTGACGCAGCACAGACCCCGTCTGGAGAACCCATCCCTGATCGATCATGA